The region AAAATTCAGAACCATATTGGCATTTTTAGGGGAAAAAGTTTGTGCTTCCGAAAGGTTTTGGGAAACTCCAAGGAGAAAAATAAGTGTTCAGTAGAGTTCACAAGGATCAACACATCCAAATTTCCAATTCCGTCACAATGTTCATGACTGCAATgaaaccatttcaatttcatgTAAAAGAGATCGCGCACCCATCTCAATTTCCTTCGTAGCGAGATTCGGAATTTCTGGTCTCCCTTCACTTtctgttcagggttgtaaagggattcagaatttctgatcccccatcacgtcacggcacaaaaacggctatctgttcagggttgtaaagggGTTCAGAATTTGTGATCCCCCATCACatcacggcacaaaaacggctatctgttcaaggttgtaaaggggttcagaatttctgatcccccatcacgtcacggcacaaaaacggctatctgttcaaggttgtaaaggggttcagaatttctgatcccccatcacatCACGgcacggcacaaaaacggctatctgttcaagGTTGTAAAGGGagtcagaatttctgatcccccatcacatCACGgcacggcacaaaaacggctatctgttcaagGTTGTAAAGGGagtcagaatttctgatcccccatcacgtcacggcacaGAAACCGCTATCTGTTCAGCGTTGTAaagggattcagaatttctgatccccttTGATCAGATATAAACAGAGTAGAAACAGCCCCAGTTTACTTAACGGAGAAAAAAGGTTCAGTGGCAATTCAGAATCCCTTCCCACCATCACCATCACTTAACAGATCAAAAATGGTCATCTCCTTTGCATTCCAAAATAAATCTATGTTCCGATCTCCCTAAATCAACGAATCCCCCACAAagaaacataataataatgataataataatggtaataatggtagtaatgataataatacaatTAGTCCCATCTCCCCATCAATTCAACGTACATAATTAGTCCAGTCGGTGCTGggtagttaaaaataattccaGAAGGCTTGAGAATTTCTGATCTATccatttaatgaaaaaaatgtgCCACATCTTTTTACGGAGCTACGAAATCTCTAGTTTCATTTCACATAATTGAATCAGAATGTCTTAGGCCTTAAAAACTTCACTGAAACGATCCGTTGGGTTGATAAAAATGCTGGACAGCATACAACACCCCATTACGTTGAGTCGCTATTGAACTGTGATTGTTCTTTAATATTCTCAAGAAGATGCCACTGGGCATTTTCCTCTGTCCACTGATCAATGTAAATAGATGGCCTTTTCATACTCAATCCAGCCAGCAATCCGTTTCCTGAAAACGAAAAAATGATAAACACCAATTTTACTACGTCTTAAAAGGGTAGATGCCAAGTAATTAAAGAACTCATGGTTATTGTATGTTTGCATATGGAATACTCGAGACCGATACCATGCCTCTTTAAAAGCACACTTTCATGAAAATTCTTATCACTTTTTCCCTGTGTTTGGTGTCAAATCAAAGAATGGGCATTAAATGCACAGTTTTCAGTGGTGTATTGTGGTTGCTACACaataaaaccattttttttaccatttccaCTGCCAATGTCAAGGATGAGATCCCCTTCCTTAGAAAACGTTGATAGAAGGTGCTCATAAACTTCTTTTGGCTGTTTGTCTGCTTCTTCACTCGCCACTGTAACCACATTTGATGTGTGTTTGGACACATGTCTGTCCACCATTTTTCTTGCCACTGCCCAATGCCCCACAACAAATGAGTTGACTACCTCAGTCATGAGAAGGTCTGAAATACAAATTAATGCCACTGTAACACAAACAAGACAAGCAATGATACGGCAAACGTTTTATTCACTTTTCGAAACTCACACGAGTAACACGAGTCTTAATCTACAACTGTGCATACCCAACCCAACTTGGGCTCTGGCCCCACACCACaccgaaaaaaaataaattttttaaTGTTACTGTTTGACACTAATTCTTTCATGACGAAAATTTAAGGTTGGAACAATTTAGGTTTGGAATTACCCAATCTTAATGTTCATTACCAAAATGAACTCAGTGTTCCATGGGACTCTctgtaactacatgtacagctgCATTGCCAGTCCCAGATCAAATCAAGCTCATTATATTGTGGGTAAGGTTTCCCCTTGAGTGCATGAATATCGATCCTCTTCATGCACCTGGAAACTTATAAAAGATTGTTGAAATTATTATAAGCTTACTTTCACTGCGATGAAcctttaataattaattcaaaatcTATTTACCTTTTGTTCTTGTCTCTCTTTTCCTACCCAAGTTAACAATGAAACCTTGCTGTGTCTTGGCAGCTCCAGATGTTGTCATAGCTTCCACAACAAGGTTACATGTACTGACAGGGCATACTATAATGACATTGAATATGGTCATCAGCCGCTTAAAATTCACGCGCACAACCATATCAACTATGTCACTAACTTCTTTGATCACATCCTAGTGGAAAGAAAGATAACTGTAATGAACGATGGGGCAAGGCATCCAGGAACAATAAAAAGGGACGCTCAGATgaagtacactgtacatgtatcctAGACTGACCAAGGGTTGCCATGcaccatttttttaaattaataccTGACATTATTTGTTGGCAGAATAAGCGAACAAATACTACAAACAATGTTCTTACAGCACCCCTAAAAACAATGGAGGCGCAGGTGATCAGGATCTAATGAAAACTGAGGTTTTTAAGAGGTGCAGAATGACTAAAGGGTATACCAATTTGTGGTTCCCCTCTTATCATGTCACTATTTATAGCAATGTACTACACTCATAGGTGCAGATAAGTTTGCTACTACCATCTCATGTACCAATGCCTGTAACATGGTCAGCATTAAGCATGTCACCCCCTCTCCTCACTCccaataaaaaattacaaatagtAAGTTGATACTGTAGAAACAATTTCATAGTACAGGCACCAGTATCATCACAGAAAAGCAGGCGATTAATTTTTAAACACATGTGATTTAGCTTAGGATTATTCATGCATACATGGTGTACAGTGATTATCATATCACACATTTTTTCGATCCTGACCATTCACGGGACATGTTGGTGCTGTACCTTGACCAAGACTACATTATGTTCTGACAAGTACAAGGGTCACTATTATTCCTGGTTAAGTCATTCTGGTAATGACAGTCGTGGAATTTAAAGGCACTGACCTCTGAATTGTATCCAGCATGTCCGATTGACAAGAATGCCCCATTCTCAAGGCATGAAGATGATGCTTCCACATCTTCATACCTTGAAAACACAACTTGGCCCTTGGTAACACCATCAGATCCAGTGATGATTGTGCCACTGGCCTGCCCATCAATTGTATATTCAGTTTTGTTCTGAAGGTGCTTcagaaacattttaaattcaTGTAACTTCTCAAAGTCACCCTATGAATACAATAAAACATATCTGTTAGTTTATCGCCAGAATGGCTAAAGATAAATTTTGCTTTAAAAGTACAAATTGCATTGTTGCTGAGAGAAGCATAAAAGTGAgagtataaaaattaaaatccacatGATTGAAACACTATGAAATCATTTACTATTTTTACAATAAATGTAGGTGCATCAAGCTAACTATTCAGGCTATAAGTGCAACAGTAGACTTGTGATtcaactgtttaaaaatataacaaGATGCCTGCTGGTGTTAAAGTGGATGCATTAAATTGATTCTTGGTTCTTGGTTTAAATGcaagtaaaatataaaatagGTTACTATTCAATGaaataaagtcaagaaattgagaagAATATTAGACAAGCATCATGTCCAAGCTTCATGGCTGAGTGATCCCATATACTTGAGTTCTTTGGGAAAATGCACCATAAAATTGTAGACCTTAGTGTGGGATCTCCAACCTTTGGCTATCTAAAAAACTTTCTGCTCTAACTGGACCACCAAACATTCATAAGACACTTCTCCtataaacatttctattatGAGCCTGACAACATTAAGTGCAGTAAATGAAGGGCACTGTGCTGCCTTTATTCAGACATTGCACCTGCATGAATTTGTACTCAAGTGGaaactaaaatttaatgataaAATTGCCCGCTGTCAGCCAATCAAGACAGAGTGTAACTTCTCCAGGGTGACAATTAAAGAACATAATAATTTCatttaatgtaaaaaaaaataattatgcaatcATGAGCTTTACCCTAAACCGTAGAAGCCTCTCTGAACAAACACTGTCCCCAAATTTATTTGCCGCCTCCTCCCAGCTCTTCAATTCAAAAAAGTTCACAATGGCCTCTTGCACTTGAGAAAGAGATCTAACATTGTGAGCCTCCTGCTTGAGTTCTTTGAGACTTATTTCCTTCTCTTTCACCTACATGTAAAAGGTAAGGGACCAAGTTATAGATAATTCAGtgatttaaaatttcaattttagatgACTAAAACTACCAAATTATCCACCAAATGGGCAAGTGCAACAGTCGAACCTTGATTATGTGGACTCAGGGGAAACTGGGCTGAATAGTATCCAAACAATCGAAAATATGAACATTAATGAGccaagaataaaactgaatagCTTAGAGGAAGAATGAAACACACTTACAAGTAATCATAATATTTGCTTGcaatattattcattattcactACAAGTATTTACAACAATGAAAGTCATCCAAAACCATTTTACATAAGCCTAAAATGCTTCAGGAGGTGGGGACAGGAAGGCTTACCATATTTTCATGACAGCAGCTTGAACTTTCGTCACATATCAACTGGGTACATTGTAAATTATAGTATTAAAGAACACTACGGGGGAAATAACCGTTAACATGGACTTAAATTAAATAAGACTGTTCACTTCACCTTTCTTAACAAATAGAGCCTTTGTTCATCACTTAGACTACAGAGTGGCTTCATGTGCCATTGCTTCAGACTGACAACTCCCCGCATGACTTCTCCTGCACTGACTTTTTGGTCTTTGAGGCTCCCTTTCTCGCACAATGAATTCACCTCCTGAAATTCTTTCCACACATCTTTACCAACTCTAGCCATAGCAAACACTTCACTTAATCCTTTCTTCTGTAatgtaa is a window of Montipora foliosa isolate CH-2021 chromosome 5, ASM3666993v2, whole genome shotgun sequence DNA encoding:
- the LOC138003767 gene encoding uncharacterized protein; this translates as MLNSSPRSEVVTGVVTCAPTERSADPNDIDAALATPGEQRDDTRHDVDVYTYTRTAAERRNHTSQDVDAASLTPKERCSESDTPQAVDATHGLHITSRTPKEPSIDVICRPQDDNTCADGAISESAAEPSQATETPVSTKQPPKRKVRLVFSPENQTQPKKPKKEDELQRSCNECLVSATAHFIPIGNIELPTKTRQFRRVNNEFMYSLQAEMEKNPAGSYGALFVVAKGLSNKEEWKLKDKDSYSYEVLGGTHLSLATKVMHEKQPNNPHFAGRMCRIYVGLSNEQAIYLGAMHQQSSMFQHEITYSEEVERCRMQLFGCADVSGDPPNPGPSWRDDCSCILRKEKKGLSEVFAMARVGKDVWKEFQEVNSLCEKGSLKDQKVSAGEVMRGVVSLKQWHMKPLCSLSDEQRLYLLRKVKEKEISLKELKQEAHNVRSLSQVQEAIVNFFELKSWEEAANKFGDSVCSERLLRFRGDFEKLHEFKMFLKHLQNKTEYTIDGQASGTIITGSDGVTKGQVVFSRYEDVEASSSCLENGAFLSIGHAGYNSEDVIKEVSDIVDMVVRVNFKRLMTIFNVIIVCPVSTCNLVVEAMTTSGAAKTQQGFIVNLGRKRETRTKDLLMTEVVNSFVVGHWAVARKMVDRHVSKHTSNVVTVASEEADKQPKEVYEHLLSTFSKEGDLILDIGSGNGNGLLAGLSMKRPSIYIDQWTEENAQWHLLENIKEQSQFNSDST